In the genome of Neodiprion pinetum isolate iyNeoPine1 chromosome 2, iyNeoPine1.2, whole genome shotgun sequence, one region contains:
- the LOC124212276 gene encoding uncharacterized protein: MSDFEEAFLQYNQAYNSITVMGDFNADLCSNNFNANNLKSFFSSVSMNIIPYRPTHHTATSGIWLDICVVNDLSRVSDFTQSPVAFLSNHDLISVRLLFTTGKIEPRVIKYRDFKSFDSQAFKTAMESCDWSQVFAATSIDLKVNSFNTIVANTVNKHAPVRTARLRRPPAPWLDDNIKILIRQRNSVYKAFRRTKSTLIRDKYRDLRGRVKSLISTAKSKFFMDKFRGIKDQRLIWRELRSIGIVKSKDANLPQNISLEDLNNFFAEPFERDMHHSTVGKLATMVPRLIPFRDDNFYFNAVTPEWLMRNLFQSKSNTMGIDAIPLSFLKLCMPTILLPILDIFNFSLSNNVHPTLWKSSLVRPIPKIKIPGSMQDFRPISIGCSLSKSLERIVFDQVSRYLDLNDYRDPYQSGFRKGYSAQSALIRVTDDIRRAIDDRKCTVLVLFDLRKAFDMVNYPLLITKLADLKVSSSALNWFLSYLCGRKQATIGQDSKLSSWKDVSCGVPQGTVLGPLLFSIFIKDMPYQLKHCKHMMYADDLQIYLHCYPHELSQAVVSVNEDVAIIYERVQRNMLLLNTSKTKALIISSARYRSLIGSSDVPPIRVGDAVIPYVTQARNLGVIINNTLTWSEQVLSVSRRVHVYCDMTAGLELKLKHALNSCVRFIFDVHKYEHISPYYYMLGWLDLADRHKYLLGIFLYNVLSLGTPSYLSDDEITCNHTINFEPNDSIAQLLGFTPRVLEVDKTHESDVPVTILKVNALRVECSIATGAYVNVHKVHTIHEFFQTVQPGYKIMEVPSHVIYLPITVRTIDHVQLRLVDQDGGLGSFRGEVITVKLHIKSQ; encoded by the exons ATGTCAGATTTTGAAGAGGCCTTCCTGCAGTATAATCAAGCCTATAATAGCATCACTGTCATGGGCGATTTTAATGCAGACCTGTGTTCCAATAATTTTAATGCCAATAACCTAAAATCCTTTTTCTCCAGCGTGAGCATGAATATTATTCCGTACCGTCCAACGCACCACACGGCTACGAGTGGTATATGGCTTGATATCTGCGTGGTTAATGACCTCTCTAGGGTTTCTGATTTTACACAATCACCTGTCGCCTTTTTATCAAATCACGACTTGATTAGCGTTCGCCTCCTGTTTACTACGGGTAAGATCGAGCCACGTGTCATCAAATATAGGGACTTCAAGTCCTTTGATTCCCAGGCTTTCAAAACTGCCATGGAATCCTGCGACTGGTCGCAGGTATTTGCTGCTACGTCGATTGACTTAAAAGTTAATTCATTTAATACTATCGTAGCTAACACAGTAAATAAGCATGCCCCTGTCCGCACGGCTCGTTTGAGGCGTCCTCCAGCCCCTTGGCTGGATGACAATATTAAGATACTTATAAGACAGCGGAATTCTGTGTATAAAGCTTTCAGGAGAACTAAGTCAACGCTTATTAGAGATAAATACAGGGACTTGCGTGGTCGTGTTAAGTCGCTGATCTCGACCGCTaaaagcaaattttttatggATAAGTTCAGAGGGATCAAGGATCAAAGGTTAATTTGGCGTGAACTCCGAAGTATTGGGATTGTTAAATCAAAAGATGCTAATTTACCGCAGAATATATCTCTGGAAGatttaaacaatttctttGCAGAACCATTCGAGCGCGACATGCATCACAGTACCGTGGGTAAACTGGCTACCATGGTGCCACGTCTTATACCTTTTAGAGACgataacttttattttaatgCAGTTACTCCAGAATGGCTCATGCGTAACCTGTTCCAATCTAAATCTAATACCATGGGCATCGACGCTATTCCACTTTCCTTTCTGAAATTGTGCATGCCTACGATACTCCTGCCTATCCTCGATATATTCAACTTCTCACTGTCAAACAATGTTCATCCTACGCTCTGGAAAAGCTCGCTCGTTCGACCTATTCCGAAAATTAAGATCCCTGGTAGTATGCAGGACTTCCGGCCTATATCTATTGGCTGCTCACTCTCCAAGTCACTTGAGCGAATTGTGTTCGACCAAGTTTCTCGGTATCTTGACCTTAACGACTATCGTGATCCGTACCAATCGGGTTTCCGGAAGGGGTATAGTGCGCAGTCTGCTCTTATCAGAGTCACAGACGATATAAGGCGTGCCATCGATGACAGAAAATGCACGGTGCTGGTCCTGTTTGATTTACGTAAGGCATTTGACATGGTAAATTATCCACTCCTGATCACCAAGCTTGCGGACCTTAAGGTATCTAGTTCGGCCTTGAACTGGTTTCTGTCCTACTTGTGCGGCAGAAAACAGGCTACTATAGGACAGGACAGCAAGCTTTCCTCGTGGAAGGATGTTTCCTGTGGTGTACCACAAGGCACTGTTTTAGGGcctcttcttttctctattttcataAAGGACATGCCCTATCAGTTGAAACATTGTAAGCATATGATGTATGCGGATGacttacaaatttatttacactGTTATCCTCATGAACTCTCTCAGGCTGTGGTGAGCGTAAACGAGGACGTCGCGATAATATATGAACGGGTGCAGAGGAATATGCTTTTACTCAATACCTCCAAAACAAAAGCTCTTATAATCAGTAGTGCTCGGTACCGTAGCTTAATTGGATCATCGGATGTCCCCCCTATACGAGTCGGTGACGCGGTTATCCCGTATGTCACCCAAGCTAGGAATCTGGgtgttataattaataataccTTGACTTGGTCGGAACAGGTGCTGAGTGTTTCGAGGAGAGTGCATG TTTACTGCGATATGACGGCTGGTTTGGAGCTTAAGTTGAAGCATGCCCTTAACTCCTGCGTAAGATTTATATTTGATGTGCATAAATATGAACATATCAGCCCATACTACTATATGCTCGGATGGCTCGATCTAGCTGATAGGCACAAGTACCTGTTGGGAATCTTTTTATACAATGTTCTGAGTCTTGGGACACCTAGTTATCTGTCTGACGA cgaaatcacatgcaaccacacgattaactttgagccgaatgattccattgctcaacttttgggatttacACCACGTGTACTGGAGGTTGACAAAACTCACGAATCggacgtgcctgtaactatactcaaggtcaacgcgttgcgagtcgagtgtagcattgcaacgggcgcctacgtcaatgtacacaaagtacacactattcacgagtttttccaGACTGTCCaaccaggatataagatcatggaagtaccgtcgcacgtcatttaccttccgattACCGTCaggaccatagatcacgttcagctccggttagtggatcaagacggaggCCTGGGTAGttttcgtggagaagttattactgtgaaactacatatcaaatcgcaataa
- the LOC138190311 gene encoding uncharacterized protein, with protein sequence MAVRKRARRDTQDSKIAGTLVKGAETSSKSLHFLPATGKNWKGPPRQTTRGRGATMSRQYRQTGNITSRTRVSRGRVFGGRHRKDDRTTASRRLGAYSGGEIEKILVGLGKSRGYRGTKKRKISTPAQDTLRSKIQECESQLNFEIAKRDAGFGDEDNRRIIKKLKLDLETQKSKLKSLQQNAERQKIFRNERNSQLKLICEENKNNAQILKIREQPGRPRIEIDQPEIFKSIVEIASHNASADVRRRSETIRACKTLDQLREQLSEAGFNLSRTATYLRLLPRSSRSLEGKRHVATVPVKLSRPQADLHKSHVDQNFCMATIRSLECLASILGPNQVAFISQDDKARVPIGKTAAKVQAPLLMHLQYRVSLPDHDWVIAGGHKLIPSVYTGIVIKPDGQGETKDVSYSGPTYIAIRSGKHSSSAAATHANDLERLLDLDSFQIIMKNSINGIPKPIWMLSVDGGPDENPRYEKVIAQGIKHFKDHDLDALFIFTNAPGRSAFNRVERRMAPLSRELSGLILPYDHFGSHLNDQGKTIDNELEIKNFEHAGNVLCDVWNRMEIDGYSVHAEYISSLSTASVLSVDLPNSNWYCRHVFESQYCLQIVKCGRSECCTEFRSNLKSLLPDGHLPPPYPLKMTDSGLTIPPPNDKTEFKFAPLLLRLSLNMKPESSQFSILPYDFYCPSIQADLASRICQFCGFYTSSKKGALKHRKNVHPRGAPLETSRIRPQRVIARRGRELLCQLESPFTEETEWIDIESVDNDCILLENDSVLDSKDCIPIVKNVGDWLNTPWTDDIM encoded by the exons ATGGCTGTTCGGAAAAGAGCTCGAAGGGACACTCAAGACAGCAAAATTGCTGGAACGCTCGTCAAAGGAGCTGAAACCAGCAGTAAAAGCCTCCACTTCCTCCCAGCAACAGGCAAAAACTGGAAAGGCCCGCCCCGACAGACAACACGGGGTCGTGGAGCGACGATGAGCAGGCAATACAGACAAACGGGCAATATTACAAGCAGAACCCGAGTATCGAGAGGAAGAGTGTTCGGAGGACGTCATCGAAAGGACGATCGCACAACCGCAAGTAGAAGACTCGGTGCGTACTCCGGCGGGGAGATTGAGAAAATTCTTGTCGGCCTGGGAAAATCTCGAGGGTACAGAG gtacaaagaaacggaaaatttCTACCCCAGCTCAAGATACGTTAcgatcaaaaattcaagaatgtGAGAGTCaacttaattttgaaatagcGAAGCGTGATGCAGGTTTTGGCGATGAAGATAATCgtagaattattaaaaaattaaaattggatTTAGAGACGCAAAAATCGAAGTTAAAGAGTCTACAACAGAATGCggaaagacaaaaaatatttagaaatgaACGTAATTCTcagttaaaattaatttgtgaagaaaataaaaataacgcacaaattttgaaaattagagAACAGCCAGGACGCCCAAGAATAGAAATTGATCAACCTGAAATTTTTAAGTCAATTGTGGAAATTGCGTCTCATAACGCATCTGCAGATGTTCGACGTCGTTCTGAGACAATTAGAGCTTGTAAAACTCTTGACCAACTACGAGAGCAACTTTCGGAAGCTGGTTTTAATTTGTCTCGAACTGCCACTTATCTCCGTTTACTACCACGAAGCTCGCGTTCTCTCGAAGGGAAACGTCATGTGGCGACTGTTCCTGTAAAGCTTTCACGACCTCAAGCTGATTTACACAAGAGCCATGTTGATCAAAATTTCTGTATGGCTACGATAAGAAGTTTAGAATGTTTAGCTTCAATCCTTGGACCTAATCAAGTTGCATTCATCTCACAAGACGATAAAGCGCGGGTACCAATAGGAAAAACGGCAGCTAAAGTTCAAGCTCCACTTCTAATGCATTTACAATACAGAGTAAGTCTTCCTGACCATGACTGGGTGATTGCTGGTGGACATAAACTGATTCCATCAGTTTATACTGGCATTGTTATCAAACCAGACGGCCAAGGAGAAACAAAAGATGTATCGTATTCAGGTCCTACTTATATTGCTATTAGGAGTGGTAAACACAGTTCTTCGGCTGCAGCTACTCATGCTAATGATCTTGAACGGCTGCTCGATCTCGATagttttcagataattatgaAGAATAGTATAAATGGAATTCCCAAACCGATTTGGATGTTGTCAGTAGATGGTGGGCCAGATGAAAACCCTAGGTATGAGAAAGTCATTGCTCAAGGAATTAAGCATTTTAAGGATCATGATCTGGATGCTctctttattttcacaaacGCGCCAGGTAGAAGCGCATTCAATCGAGTTGAAAGAAGAATGGCACCGTTGAGCAGGGAACTTTCCGGTCTTATTTTACCTTACGATCATTTTGGGTCACATTTAAATGATCAAGGAAAGACTATTGATAacgaattagaaataaaaaattttgagcacGCAGGAAATGTTCTCTGTGATGTATGGAACCGCATGGAAATCGACGGATACTCAGTGCATGCAGAATATATATCTTCTCTATCAACTGCTTCAGTACTTTCTGTTGATCTTCCTAACTCAAACTGGTATTGTAGACATGTTTTTGAAAGTCAGTATTGTTTACAGATTGTAAAGTGTGGAAGATCTGAATGCTGCACAGAGTTTAGGAGTAATTTAAAGTCATTACTTCCTGACGGACATTTGCCACCCCCATATCCCTTGAAAATGACTGATTCAGGTCTGACGATACCACCACCTAATGATAAAACAGAGTTTAAGTTTGCTCCTCTTCTCTTACGTTTGTCATTGAATATGAAGCCAGAATCatcacaattttcaattctgccCTATGATTTTTACTGCCCTTCTATTCAGGCTGATCTTGCAAGTAGAATATGTCAGTTTTGTGGATTTTATACTTCATCAAAAAAAGGTGCTCTAAAACATCGAAAAAATGTCCATCCCCGTGGAGCGCCGCTTGAAACTTCGAGAATTAGACCACAACGCGTCATTGCTCGTAGAGGCAGAGAACTACTTTGTCAATTGGAATCACCATTCACTGAAGAAACAGAATGGATTGACATAGAAAGTGTTGATAACGATTGTATCCTACTCGAAAATGACTCAGTACTGGACAGTAAGGATTGTATACCAATAGTTAAAAACGTTGGAGACTGGCTTAACACTCCATGGACCGATGACATTATGTAG